In Fibrobacter sp. UWR2, the following are encoded in one genomic region:
- a CDS encoding YkgJ family cysteine cluster protein — MKIYLCPMELCRDYFPTRAYRIAEMRLGSLLGAERDRLDAIAERLGRDYAIGPDNLKAELASIVSFAENYHAAYDAYLKAVLPQQEKTIQCRAACGNCCHHYPMSVEPFELIFLYQKLRERDDLITVMESCRLRTDTFNNLFEKRLESVGSEDEAEDLALHDYFAEWMPCPFSDRKGDCGIYGLRPVSCRMYFSQTDPCFCRPETLQTPQNESYIVYLPDNIEEALVGISEHYAGLELPESYFGGLLSMNVFEGVLD, encoded by the coding sequence ATGAAGATATATTTGTGCCCGATGGAACTTTGTCGCGACTATTTTCCGACCCGAGCCTACAGGATTGCCGAGATGCGCCTGGGGTCTTTGCTGGGTGCGGAACGTGACCGCCTGGATGCGATTGCGGAACGGCTCGGGCGCGACTATGCCATTGGCCCCGACAACCTCAAGGCGGAACTTGCGAGTATCGTGTCGTTTGCGGAAAACTACCATGCCGCGTACGATGCCTACCTGAAGGCGGTTCTGCCGCAGCAGGAAAAAACCATCCAGTGCAGGGCGGCCTGCGGGAACTGTTGCCACCATTACCCGATGTCGGTGGAACCTTTCGAACTGATTTTTCTGTATCAGAAATTGCGTGAACGCGACGACCTGATTACGGTGATGGAATCTTGCCGCCTTCGCACGGATACCTTTAATAACTTGTTTGAAAAGCGCCTGGAATCCGTAGGTTCGGAAGACGAGGCCGAAGACCTCGCTCTGCATGATTATTTCGCGGAATGGATGCCCTGCCCGTTTTCGGACAGGAAGGGCGATTGCGGAATCTACGGGCTGCGTCCGGTATCTTGCCGCATGTACTTTAGCCAGACGGACCCGTGCTTCTGCAGGCCCGAGACTCTCCAGACTCCGCAGAACGAGAGCTACATCGTTTACCTTCCCGACAATATCGAGGAGGCGCTCGTCGGTATTTCGGAACATTATGCCGGCCTTGAACTCCCCGAAAGCTATTTTGGCGGGCTCCTGTCGATGAACGTTTTTGAAGGGGTGCTGGACTGA
- the mutS gene encoding DNA mismatch repair protein MutS produces the protein MAVTPLMQQYYEIKKQNPGCILFFRMGDFFELFEDDAVIASKILGLTLTSRNNGASGATPLCGFPHHAADRYVPKMVAAGYRIAICEQVEDPKLAKGIVKRDIVEIISAGTAMDESNLNAKEANYLFAYVPAEKEAAFAVADVTTGYLAVCRSSIQSFECEFSRRMPKEIVIPEGVEIPSSIMDMVKADNVLVTQIPEFMFGEEQSRDVLFSHFKVESLVGLGLDGRDAETKVAGALMAYLMDQKKSELSHFTGLEILNLDDYMTLDPSTLRNLELTRPLNADDYSSTLCSVLDHTVTAMGGRTLKDWVSHPLISVDRIREREEAVAELVQNPVALDELKESLTSILDMERLMGRVGSGRANARDLAGMGRSLSQASKVADVLEGLRSSIFEGLRSTLENARGRGEELLTQFNEDLPLTVREGGMIRPGANAELDAMNADIKEKREWIASLEGRERERLGIPSLKVGYNRVFGYYIEITKAQMAKATGPIPEEYIRKQTTVNGERYITPEMKECESIISNAEVNIHDLEYRIFCSLRDRVNGWRGELQEIADAIAKVDTLYSFARAARKYNYACPEVFEGSGIEIRGGFHPVIVAVNPDLDFIPNDVSLSPDGTRLMLITGPNMAGKSTYLRQTGLIVLMAQIGCFVPAESARIGVVDRIFTRVGASDRLSRGLSTFMVEMIETANILRNATPHSLVLLDEIGRGTSTFDGLSIAWAIVETLHDEPARQALTLFATHYHELTGLVESLEHAGNFQVAVQEKGDKLVFLHKILAGACDSSYGIHVAEMAGLPNNVVRRARKILLRLEKEKIDPSDGAVKKKQKEHPQLDMFAPPDENTQLLKDEIRRLKPEEMTPMQALQRLMELKEAYGK, from the coding sequence GAAGATGGTGGCGGCGGGTTACCGTATTGCGATTTGCGAGCAGGTGGAAGACCCGAAACTCGCGAAGGGCATCGTGAAGCGCGATATCGTGGAGATTATCAGCGCCGGTACCGCGATGGACGAATCGAACCTGAACGCGAAGGAGGCGAACTACCTGTTTGCCTACGTGCCAGCCGAGAAGGAGGCCGCGTTTGCCGTTGCCGACGTGACGACGGGCTACCTTGCCGTGTGTAGGAGTTCCATCCAGTCTTTCGAGTGCGAGTTCAGCCGTCGCATGCCCAAGGAAATCGTGATACCCGAGGGTGTCGAGATTCCGTCGAGCATCATGGACATGGTCAAGGCGGACAACGTGCTGGTGACGCAGATTCCCGAATTCATGTTCGGGGAGGAGCAGAGCCGCGACGTTCTGTTTAGCCACTTCAAGGTGGAATCGCTGGTGGGCCTCGGGCTCGATGGCCGCGATGCGGAAACGAAGGTCGCGGGTGCCCTGATGGCCTACCTGATGGACCAGAAGAAGTCGGAACTTTCGCACTTTACGGGTCTCGAGATATTGAATCTCGATGACTACATGACGCTTGACCCGAGCACGCTACGGAACCTGGAACTTACGCGCCCGCTGAATGCGGACGACTACTCGAGCACGCTCTGCTCGGTGTTGGACCATACGGTGACGGCGATGGGCGGGCGCACGCTCAAGGACTGGGTGAGCCACCCGTTGATTTCTGTGGACCGCATCCGCGAGCGCGAGGAAGCGGTTGCGGAACTGGTGCAGAACCCCGTGGCCCTTGACGAACTTAAGGAATCGCTCACGAGCATCCTCGACATGGAACGCCTGATGGGGCGTGTGGGGAGTGGGCGTGCCAACGCGCGCGACCTCGCGGGTATGGGCCGTTCGCTTTCGCAGGCATCGAAGGTGGCCGACGTGCTCGAGGGCCTGCGTTCCTCCATATTCGAAGGGCTCCGCAGCACGCTGGAAAATGCGCGTGGGCGTGGCGAGGAACTGTTGACGCAGTTCAACGAGGACTTACCGCTTACGGTGCGCGAGGGCGGGATGATTCGCCCGGGCGCGAATGCGGAACTTGACGCGATGAACGCCGACATCAAGGAAAAACGCGAATGGATTGCCTCGCTGGAAGGCCGCGAGCGCGAACGCCTCGGAATCCCGAGCCTGAAGGTCGGTTACAACCGCGTGTTCGGCTACTACATCGAGATTACCAAGGCCCAGATGGCGAAGGCGACAGGCCCGATCCCTGAGGAATATATCCGCAAGCAGACGACGGTGAACGGCGAGCGCTACATTACGCCCGAGATGAAGGAATGCGAATCCATCATCAGCAACGCCGAAGTGAATATCCACGACCTGGAATACCGTATTTTCTGTAGCCTGCGCGACCGCGTGAATGGCTGGCGTGGCGAACTCCAGGAGATTGCCGACGCGATTGCGAAGGTCGACACGCTCTACAGTTTTGCGCGGGCGGCCCGCAAGTACAACTACGCATGCCCCGAAGTTTTCGAGGGCTCGGGAATCGAGATCCGTGGCGGTTTCCATCCGGTGATTGTCGCCGTGAACCCGGACCTGGATTTTATCCCGAACGACGTTTCTCTTTCGCCCGATGGCACGCGCCTGATGCTCATCACGGGCCCGAACATGGCGGGTAAGTCGACTTACCTGCGCCAGACAGGACTCATCGTATTGATGGCGCAAATCGGCTGCTTCGTGCCGGCGGAATCTGCCCGCATTGGGGTAGTGGATCGCATATTCACCCGCGTGGGGGCGAGTGACCGCCTGAGTCGCGGGCTCAGTACCTTCATGGTCGAGATGATCGAGACCGCAAACATCTTGCGGAACGCGACTCCGCACAGCCTTGTGCTGCTCGATGAAATCGGGCGCGGCACGAGCACCTTCGACGGGCTTTCCATCGCCTGGGCGATTGTGGAGACCCTCCACGACGAGCCCGCACGGCAGGCGCTGACCCTCTTCGCGACGCACTACCACGAACTCACCGGGCTCGTGGAAAGCCTCGAGCATGCGGGCAACTTCCAGGTGGCCGTGCAGGAGAAGGGCGACAAGCTCGTGTTCCTCCACAAGATTCTGGCGGGCGCCTGCGATTCTAGTTATGGTATCCATGTGGCCGAGATGGCGGGCCTCCCGAACAACGTTGTCCGCAGGGCGAGGAAGATTCTTCTCCGACTCGAGAAGGAAAAGATTGACCCGAGTGACGGCGCCGTGAAGAAAAAGCAGAAGGAACACCCGCAGCTCGACATGTTTGCGCCGCCCGACGAGAACACGCAGCTGTTGAAGGACGAAATCCGTAGGCTCAAGCCCGAGGAAATGACCCCGATGCAGGCGCTCCAGCGCTTGATGGAACTGAAGGAAGCGTACGGGAAATAA
- a CDS encoding TIGR01440 family protein: protein MAGITYEIDDKSILEQIQGDAKRIAEELVEAAHLGKGQIVVIGCSTSETLGQKLGSHSVPEAGKAIFEALQGVFAPRGIYIAAQCCEHLNRAIIIEHEAVPNADIVNVVPQPKAGGSFATACYKAFRNPVAIEHIRADAGLDIGGTLIGMHLKEVAVPLRLLQKTIGQASVIAARTRPKFIGGERAVYDERLKDGYPKF from the coding sequence ATGGCGGGCATAACTTACGAAATTGACGACAAAAGCATCCTGGAACAGATCCAAGGCGACGCAAAACGCATTGCTGAAGAACTCGTAGAAGCAGCACACCTCGGAAAAGGCCAAATCGTGGTCATCGGCTGCAGTACCAGCGAGACGCTCGGGCAAAAGCTCGGGAGCCATTCCGTACCCGAGGCCGGCAAGGCCATTTTCGAAGCGCTCCAGGGCGTATTCGCACCGCGCGGCATCTACATCGCCGCACAGTGCTGCGAGCACCTGAACCGGGCCATCATCATCGAGCACGAGGCCGTTCCGAATGCCGACATCGTGAACGTTGTCCCGCAGCCCAAGGCAGGCGGGTCGTTTGCCACCGCCTGCTACAAGGCATTCAGGAATCCAGTAGCCATCGAGCATATCAGGGCCGATGCGGGCCTCGACATCGGCGGCACCCTCATCGGGATGCACCTGAAAGAAGTCGCTGTCCCCCTCCGCCTTTTGCAGAAGACCATCGGGCAGGCATCCGTTATCGCCGCCCGCACCCGCCCGAAGTTTATCGGCGGTGAACGCGCCGTCTACGACGAGCGCCTCAAGGACGGCTATCCGAAATTCTAG
- a CDS encoding M48 family metallopeptidase codes for MKRIKKLWLYTALALTAGIAGCNLFNPTESVNINSDDVEALTYEGYIYFRKAEYTQARVYFEKALAVDSTASEAWYGLAKSVLNQQKLNVFEMLKYANSKNGQSGFMNMDDSTAEHYKNGIDSVMKVLTPFIDRDSTDRTDKKVTFKTISASYTVLHLTKAALILRNSSKDLTKMFNVSTNPPSIDIDWSSMKEMGETAVELFGTLGDIGQAVAADPSIATEVLRSYVPEAALLSDSGLTVATETMASYLITASDAVEKSSDGILSYTSMGDMMDNDGDGCIDEEIADGYDNDGDGLVDEDMRNNKLLVLETDLLKHKFGQVQSVKSDEFYDELDIDMNGQKADEPERTFNIENSNDRDLVGDHRFVAFSAEGFWHYSVELTLTDLKNLVKQDTDVNNIKYDLAWRKTNIGGCWAGYTEETFLKWFEGRD; via the coding sequence ATGAAACGTATAAAGAAACTGTGGTTGTATACGGCGCTTGCGCTCACTGCAGGGATTGCGGGCTGTAACCTGTTCAACCCGACCGAATCCGTAAACATCAACTCCGACGACGTGGAAGCTCTCACCTACGAAGGCTATATCTATTTCCGCAAGGCCGAATATACCCAGGCAAGGGTATACTTCGAAAAGGCGCTTGCCGTGGATTCTACCGCCTCGGAAGCATGGTACGGGCTCGCCAAGAGCGTTCTGAACCAGCAGAAGCTGAACGTTTTCGAAATGCTCAAGTACGCGAACTCGAAAAACGGCCAGAGCGGATTCATGAACATGGACGATTCCACCGCCGAGCACTACAAGAACGGCATCGATTCCGTAATGAAGGTCCTCACCCCGTTCATCGACAGGGACTCTACCGACAGGACCGACAAGAAGGTGACGTTCAAGACCATTTCGGCCAGCTACACGGTTCTCCACCTTACCAAGGCCGCACTTATTCTCCGCAACTCCTCTAAAGACCTGACCAAGATGTTTAACGTTTCCACGAACCCGCCCTCCATCGACATCGACTGGAGTTCCATGAAGGAAATGGGCGAAACGGCAGTGGAACTGTTCGGCACCCTAGGCGATATCGGCCAGGCCGTCGCAGCCGACCCGAGCATCGCTACCGAAGTGCTGCGTTCCTATGTGCCGGAGGCTGCCCTCCTCTCCGATAGCGGACTCACCGTTGCCACCGAGACCATGGCATCGTACCTCATTACCGCAAGCGACGCCGTCGAGAAGAGTTCTGACGGCATCCTGAGCTACACCTCGATGGGCGACATGATGGACAACGACGGCGACGGCTGTATCGACGAAGAAATCGCAGACGGTTACGACAACGATGGCGACGGGCTCGTCGACGAAGACATGCGCAACAACAAGCTTCTCGTCCTCGAGACTGACCTCCTCAAGCACAAGTTCGGCCAAGTCCAGTCCGTCAAGTCCGACGAATTCTACGACGAACTTGATATCGACATGAACGGCCAAAAGGCCGACGAACCGGAGAGGACTTTCAATATCGAGAATTCCAACGACCGCGACCTCGTTGGCGACCATAGGTTTGTCGCCTTCTCTGCAGAAGGCTTCTGGCACTATTCAGTCGAGCTGACGCTGACCGACCTCAAGAACCTGGTCAAGCAGGATACCGACGTGAACAACATCAAGTACGACCTCGCATGGCGCAAGACAAACATCGGCGGATGCTGGGCCGGCTACACCGAAGAAACCTTCCTCAAGTGGTTCGAAGGGAGGGATTAA
- the gatB gene encoding Asp-tRNA(Asn)/Glu-tRNA(Gln) amidotransferase subunit GatB — protein sequence MSNYCPVIGLEIHCQLATKTKMFCGCEIEVNTTPNKHVCPVCLGMPGAMPVPNKKAVEYAIRLGLALNCEIDLNAMWTRKNYFYPDLPKGYQITQTGGLPVYDHPICKNGWLEIVKEDGTKKRVGITRIHMEEDAGKLIHDMSPTDSHFDANRCGTPLCEIVTEPDIRSPEEAVLVLKKIKQTLEYTRVSNANMENGNMRCDGNISLRASEDAPFGIRAEIKNLNSFTNLEKALYCEMNLQASTLDAGKEVEQCTKRYDPNADKTIVIRSKEDAHDYKYFPEPDMVRLVTDPAFVEEIRRTLPELPDARRKRFMDDFGVSEYDAMVLTEDRDVSEWYDTAAKNCKNGKVLANWVITELLAKVKELEGGLNALKIKPEDLCKLVNLIADNTINGKIAKTVFAEMFETGKDPEAIVKEKGLVQVTDTGAIEEVVRAVCAENAAQFAEFKAGKVALKGFLVGMTMRKSGGKANPGLVNQILDKLAKE from the coding sequence ATGTCAAACTATTGTCCTGTTATCGGTCTTGAAATCCATTGCCAGCTCGCGACGAAGACGAAGATGTTCTGCGGCTGCGAAATCGAAGTGAATACGACCCCGAACAAGCACGTTTGCCCTGTCTGCCTCGGTATGCCGGGTGCCATGCCCGTGCCGAACAAGAAGGCGGTGGAATACGCGATTCGCCTGGGCCTCGCCCTGAACTGCGAAATCGACCTGAACGCGATGTGGACCCGCAAGAACTACTTCTACCCGGACCTGCCGAAGGGCTACCAGATTACCCAGACGGGCGGACTTCCGGTGTACGACCACCCGATCTGCAAGAACGGCTGGCTCGAAATCGTCAAGGAAGACGGCACCAAGAAGCGCGTGGGCATTACCCGTATCCACATGGAAGAAGATGCCGGTAAGCTCATCCACGACATGAGCCCGACCGATTCCCATTTTGACGCGAACCGCTGCGGCACTCCGCTTTGCGAAATCGTGACCGAACCGGATATCCGTAGCCCCGAAGAAGCCGTGCTCGTCTTGAAGAAAATCAAGCAGACGCTGGAATACACCCGTGTTTCGAACGCCAACATGGAAAACGGCAACATGCGCTGCGACGGCAACATTTCTCTGCGTGCTAGCGAAGATGCTCCGTTCGGTATCCGCGCCGAAATCAAGAACCTGAACAGCTTTACGAACCTCGAAAAGGCTCTCTACTGCGAAATGAACCTGCAGGCCTCGACGCTCGACGCCGGCAAGGAAGTGGAACAGTGCACCAAGCGTTACGACCCCAACGCGGACAAGACCATCGTTATCCGCAGCAAGGAAGACGCCCACGACTATAAGTACTTCCCGGAACCGGACATGGTCCGCCTCGTGACCGACCCGGCCTTCGTGGAAGAAATCCGCCGCACGCTTCCGGAACTGCCGGATGCCCGCCGCAAGCGCTTCATGGACGACTTCGGTGTTTCGGAATACGACGCCATGGTGCTCACGGAAGACCGCGATGTGAGCGAATGGTACGACACCGCCGCGAAGAACTGCAAGAACGGCAAGGTGCTCGCCAACTGGGTGATTACCGAACTTTTGGCCAAGGTGAAGGAGCTCGAAGGTGGCCTCAATGCCCTCAAGATCAAGCCCGAAGACCTCTGCAAGCTCGTGAACCTCATCGCCGACAACACCATCAACGGAAAGATTGCAAAGACGGTCTTCGCCGAGATGTTCGAGACCGGCAAGGATCCCGAAGCCATCGTGAAGGAAAAGGGCCTTGTGCAGGTGACCGACACCGGTGCCATCGAAGAAGTGGTACGTGCCGTCTGTGCCGAAAACGCCGCCCAGTTCGCCGAATTTAAGGCAGGCAAGGTCGCTCTGAAGGGCTTCCTCGTGGGTATGACCATGCGCAAGTCCGGCGGCAAGGCCAACCCGGGCCTCGTGAACCAGATCCTCGACAAGCTCGCGAAGGAATAA
- a CDS encoding putative DNA modification/repair radical SAM protein has product MDVREKLNILSAAAKYDVSCTSSGSRRSAPPRGLGDACPAGICHTWSSDGRCVSLLKILLSNACKYDCAYCANRRSNDIPRATFTPKEVIDLTLEFYRRNYIEGLFLSSAVVGSPDTTMERLVRVAKELRRVHRFGGYIHLKSIPGASEALLHEAGLYADRTSVNIEVPSERSLTYLAPEKNYASVYAPMNYFAERKIEYSAGRIGRYTPNFLPAGQSTQMIVGASGESDLQILTLSAGFYKQQRLKRVYFSGYVPVNADKRLPALTTKPPLVREHRLYQADWLMRFYKFDYDEILDAKHPNLDLNLDPKAGWALRHPEFFPVDLQTADYEMILRVPGIGVKSAQLIVSSRRYCKIRLETLKKMGVVLKRAKYFIYHPDIPAGVRQFYPEMIRPLLLAPAKSQQLDLFNPPTTLALPSPTLAPAATTGPQLLAVG; this is encoded by the coding sequence ATGGATGTCCGTGAAAAGCTGAATATTCTTTCTGCCGCCGCCAAGTACGATGTTTCGTGTACATCGAGCGGTTCGCGTCGTTCTGCACCGCCGCGAGGCCTGGGCGATGCTTGCCCAGCTGGTATTTGCCACACGTGGTCTTCGGACGGGCGCTGCGTTTCGCTCCTGAAAATACTGCTTTCGAATGCCTGCAAGTACGACTGCGCGTACTGCGCGAACCGCCGGAGCAACGATATCCCGCGGGCGACATTCACCCCGAAGGAGGTTATAGACCTCACGCTGGAATTTTACCGCCGTAACTATATTGAGGGCCTGTTCCTGAGTTCTGCGGTGGTGGGCTCGCCGGATACCACGATGGAGAGGCTCGTAAGGGTGGCGAAGGAACTGCGCAGGGTCCACAGGTTCGGCGGATATATCCACCTGAAAAGCATTCCGGGGGCATCCGAGGCGCTGCTACACGAGGCGGGGCTCTATGCAGATCGCACCAGCGTGAATATCGAGGTCCCGTCGGAGCGGTCGCTTACATACCTCGCGCCCGAGAAAAACTACGCCTCCGTGTACGCTCCGATGAATTACTTTGCCGAACGCAAGATTGAATATTCGGCGGGCCGTATCGGGCGCTACACCCCGAATTTCTTGCCTGCGGGGCAGAGCACGCAGATGATCGTGGGAGCCTCGGGCGAGAGCGACTTGCAGATTCTTACACTGTCGGCGGGGTTCTACAAGCAGCAGCGCCTGAAGCGAGTGTACTTCTCGGGATACGTGCCAGTCAATGCCGACAAGCGCCTGCCTGCCTTGACCACCAAGCCGCCTCTGGTGCGCGAACACCGGCTTTACCAGGCGGACTGGCTCATGCGCTTCTACAAGTTCGACTACGACGAGATTCTCGACGCGAAGCACCCGAACCTGGACCTGAATCTCGACCCGAAGGCGGGCTGGGCGCTGAGGCATCCGGAGTTCTTCCCGGTTGACCTTCAGACGGCGGACTACGAGATGATTCTGCGGGTTCCCGGTATCGGCGTAAAGTCGGCGCAACTTATAGTCTCGAGCCGCAGGTACTGCAAGATACGCCTAGAAACCCTCAAGAAGATGGGTGTCGTCCTCAAGCGGGCGAAATACTTCATCTACCATCCCGACATACCCGCGGGTGTCCGGCAGTTCTATCCCGAGATGATACGCCCCCTGTTGCTCGCTCCCGCGAAGTCGCAACAACTGGATCTGTTCAACCCGCCAACTACGCTCGCGCTGCCTTCGCCGACGCTTGCGCCGGCAGCAACAACTGGACCGCAACTTTTGGCGGTAGGGTAA
- a CDS encoding IMP cyclohydrolase — protein sequence MKYTDEAKQNFKALSKNPYPGRGIVLGESADGKSYVQVYWIMGRSVNSRNRVFEMEPKTGFMKTKAFDESKLTDPHLIIYYPARHTADVQIITNGDQTDTIYDAIKLGGTFESALRTRQYEDDAPNFTPRISGIHYKNASPAVYKLSILKSRGNSEEAGCERMTFEYEKALPGLGHFISTYETDGSPIPSFNGFPKLMPIFDNAEVTLKKYWAALDKDNKVSLMVKWIDKKTFKAKTLIVNKNK from the coding sequence ATGAAATACACAGACGAAGCAAAACAGAATTTCAAGGCCCTCTCCAAGAACCCCTATCCCGGACGTGGCATCGTCCTCGGCGAAAGCGCCGACGGCAAGTCCTACGTTCAGGTCTACTGGATCATGGGCCGTAGCGTCAACAGTCGCAACCGCGTGTTCGAAATGGAACCGAAGACCGGCTTCATGAAGACGAAGGCCTTCGACGAATCCAAGCTCACGGACCCGCACCTGATTATCTACTACCCAGCGCGCCACACTGCCGACGTCCAGATTATCACGAACGGCGACCAGACCGACACGATTTATGACGCCATCAAGCTCGGCGGCACCTTCGAAAGCGCCCTCCGCACGCGCCAGTACGAAGACGACGCCCCGAACTTCACGCCGCGTATTTCCGGCATCCATTACAAGAACGCAAGCCCCGCCGTGTACAAGCTCTCCATCCTCAAGAGCAGGGGCAACAGCGAAGAAGCCGGTTGCGAACGCATGACGTTTGAATACGAGAAGGCCCTGCCGGGTCTCGGCCACTTCATCAGCACCTACGAAACTGACGGCAGCCCGATCCCGAGCTTCAACGGCTTCCCGAAACTGATGCCGATCTTCGACAACGCCGAGGTCACGCTCAAGAAGTACTGGGCCGCCCTCGACAAGGACAACAAGGTCTCCCTGATGGTCAAGTGGATTGACAAGAAGACCTTCAAGGCCAAGACCCTGATCGTGAATAAAAATAAATAG
- a CDS encoding TIGR02147 family protein: MKSILEYKDYRLYIQDYYDERKRLGAFSWREFCKSAGFSSPNFLKLVCLGESKLGKSKIENVANAMGLVGFEKDYFREMVTFCNAKQDPVKKAALIEMQKIAMEHKVRVVDGDAFQYYESWKYPVLRELIPMMPGANPRDIAEECKEHVSAEEVRDILNFLLKAGFLKKDGEKVYSQTEQTVIGSKEALPIAIRSMHKEMANMAARAVDRYSPNERYFTGVTLSVNEEANRRIIAEIDACCKKVLSIANEYQDQDQVCRINFQFFPVTDKVKETRHA; encoded by the coding sequence ATGAAGTCGATTCTCGAATATAAGGACTACCGCCTGTATATACAGGACTATTACGACGAGCGCAAGCGCTTGGGCGCGTTCTCGTGGCGCGAGTTCTGCAAGAGTGCCGGTTTTTCTTCGCCTAATTTTTTGAAGCTTGTTTGCCTAGGCGAAAGTAAACTGGGCAAGTCCAAGATCGAGAATGTCGCAAATGCTATGGGACTAGTCGGTTTTGAGAAAGATTATTTCCGCGAAATGGTCACGTTCTGCAACGCGAAGCAGGATCCCGTCAAGAAGGCTGCCCTTATCGAAATGCAGAAGATTGCAATGGAACACAAGGTGCGCGTCGTTGACGGAGATGCCTTCCAGTATTATGAATCCTGGAAGTACCCTGTTTTGAGGGAATTAATCCCGATGATGCCGGGCGCCAACCCTCGTGACATTGCCGAGGAATGCAAGGAGCATGTGTCCGCCGAAGAAGTCCGGGACATTTTGAATTTCTTGCTCAAGGCTGGATTCCTGAAGAAGGACGGGGAGAAGGTCTATTCGCAGACGGAGCAGACCGTCATCGGTTCGAAAGAAGCTTTGCCCATTGCCATCCGTTCCATGCACAAGGAGATGGCAAACATGGCGGCCCGAGCCGTTGACCGCTATTCTCCGAATGAACGCTATTTTACCGGGGTCACGCTTAGCGTGAATGAAGAAGCGAACCGGAGGATTATTGCAGAAATCGATGCATGCTGCAAGAAGGTGCTTTCTATCGCGAATGAATACCAGGACCAAGATCAAGTTTGTAGAATTAATTTTCAGTTTTTCCCGGTAACGGATAAGGTTAAGGAGACGCGCCATGCTTAA
- a CDS encoding TIGR03915 family putative DNA repair protein — protein sequence MSICISYDSTFDGFLSAVFEIYSQHLDVERFVPDRDTDAVGDLFQQNFRVETNEDSAMRLQRAIVNQASGEVLSLLNAAFLSEEEGVEMQILAFLRKLFAGDDPNYGKNPASPEMLPLYKLAGSVRHEAGNMLGMVRFSKAPGNFYVARIEPKYDILLMLESHFTNRFAEEKWVIYDAKRRYALLHEHAGACRVVDISDDAALVKAINTDDFTRLWQDYYKSIAIKERENPRLLRRCLPVRYWKNLPERQTACNLAL from the coding sequence ATGTCTATCTGTATTTCATACGATTCTACATTCGACGGCTTCTTGAGCGCTGTCTTCGAAATCTATTCTCAGCATCTTGACGTGGAAAGATTTGTTCCGGACCGCGATACCGATGCGGTTGGCGATCTGTTCCAACAGAATTTCCGCGTGGAGACGAACGAGGATTCCGCGATGCGCTTGCAGCGTGCCATCGTGAACCAGGCGAGCGGGGAAGTGCTCTCCCTGCTCAATGCTGCGTTCCTCTCCGAGGAGGAGGGGGTTGAGATGCAAATACTTGCCTTCCTCCGCAAACTTTTTGCGGGCGACGACCCGAATTACGGTAAGAATCCCGCATCTCCCGAGATGCTCCCGCTGTACAAGCTTGCGGGCTCCGTGCGGCACGAGGCCGGCAACATGCTCGGTATGGTGCGCTTCTCGAAGGCTCCTGGGAATTTCTATGTGGCCAGGATCGAGCCGAAATACGATATCCTGCTCATGCTGGAATCTCATTTTACCAACAGGTTTGCCGAGGAAAAGTGGGTTATCTACGATGCGAAACGCCGTTACGCGTTGCTCCATGAACATGCCGGAGCGTGCCGTGTGGTCGATATTTCCGACGATGCGGCCTTGGTGAAGGCAATCAATACGGATGACTTTACTCGGCTGTGGCAGGACTACTACAAGTCCATCGCCATCAAGGAACGCGAGAACCCGCGGCTGTTGCGCCGTTGCTTGCCAGTGCGTTACTGGAAAAACTTGCCTGAACGCCAGACTGCCTGTAACCTTGCCCTCTGA